The proteins below are encoded in one region of Ornithinimicrobium avium:
- a CDS encoding tyrosine-type recombinase/integrase yields the protein MSTTTSSTAALPFQPSSMSPAQLAAVSFLARYSGATHALYRAHLGRWFAWCETNALDPLVGIQRAHVELYIRDLGDAGLMDSSVNTMMHAVRGYFRFAHIDGTIPADPAVYARLPKVHRDESRTQGLDRLELIRFLQVAQTISVHHGALAYLLGINALRASEAAAVRIEDYTDVLRGHRVLHLVGKGNKPATMPLTVPVLRVLEACRGERTTGPLILRPLSGRPIDRRDVYRMVQRIARSARIPRHISPHSLRHAAITNALDAGVPLRDAQILARHADPRTTEHYDRARGNLDRHGVHFLTAYVAGV from the coding sequence ATGTCCACCACGACCAGCTCCACCGCGGCACTGCCGTTCCAGCCGTCCTCGATGAGCCCTGCGCAACTGGCAGCGGTCTCGTTCTTGGCTCGCTACTCCGGAGCGACTCACGCCCTGTACCGGGCACATCTGGGTCGCTGGTTCGCCTGGTGCGAGACCAACGCGTTGGACCCGTTGGTCGGGATACAGCGTGCGCACGTCGAGCTCTACATCCGTGACCTCGGGGACGCCGGCCTGATGGACTCCTCGGTGAACACGATGATGCACGCCGTGCGCGGGTACTTCCGGTTCGCGCACATCGACGGCACCATCCCCGCCGACCCGGCCGTGTACGCCCGGCTCCCGAAGGTCCACCGGGACGAGTCGCGCACCCAGGGCCTGGACCGGCTGGAGCTGATCCGCTTCCTCCAGGTCGCCCAGACGATCTCCGTCCACCACGGCGCGCTGGCCTACCTGCTCGGGATCAACGCCCTGCGCGCCTCCGAGGCCGCGGCCGTTCGCATCGAGGACTACACCGACGTCCTGCGCGGCCACCGGGTGCTGCACCTGGTTGGCAAGGGCAACAAGCCCGCCACCATGCCGCTGACCGTTCCCGTCCTGCGGGTCCTGGAGGCCTGCCGCGGTGAGCGCACCACCGGGCCGCTGATCCTGCGACCGCTCTCCGGGAGACCGATCGACCGTCGTGACGTCTACCGGATGGTGCAGCGCATCGCGAGGAGCGCGCGGATCCCCAGGCACATCAGCCCCCACTCGCTACGGCACGCCGCCATCACCAACGCCCTGGACGCCGGCGTGCCCCTGCGCGACGCCCAGATCCTCGCCCGTCACGCTGACCCCAGAACCACCGAGCACTACGACCGAGCCCGCGGCAACCTCGACCGCCACGGCGTCCACTTCCTCACCGCCTACGTCGCCGGCGTATAG
- a CDS encoding type II toxin-antitoxin system RelE family toxin, with protein MTYRVEVAPAAVRQLRKLNPDARRRVQAAVELLADQPRPNAAKKLVGGNGEWRVRTGDYRIIYEIRDDVLLVLVVAVGHRRDIYQRR; from the coding sequence ATGACATATCGCGTCGAGGTCGCGCCTGCCGCGGTGCGCCAGCTGCGTAAGCTCAACCCAGATGCGCGGCGCCGCGTGCAGGCAGCGGTCGAGCTGCTCGCGGACCAACCCCGGCCCAATGCGGCGAAGAAACTCGTCGGTGGAAACGGTGAGTGGCGGGTTCGCACTGGCGACTACCGCATCATCTACGAGATCCGCGACGACGTCCTTCTCGTCCTGGTCGTGGCCGTCGGCCACAGACGCGACATCTACCAACGTCGCTGA
- a CDS encoding type II toxin-antitoxin system Phd/YefM family antitoxin, translating into MREITVSDARARLADVVDAARIGHDPIYLTRRGRRVAAVIDANDLDGLIAAAEDLADIEAARAARAELDEGETAIPWDQVKADLGLA; encoded by the coding sequence ATGAGAGAGATCACTGTCAGCGACGCCCGAGCTCGACTGGCGGATGTCGTCGATGCCGCCCGCATCGGGCACGACCCGATCTACCTGACCCGTCGTGGCCGGCGGGTGGCTGCCGTGATCGATGCCAACGATCTGGACGGGTTGATCGCAGCCGCGGAGGACCTTGCCGACATCGAGGCCGCCCGGGCCGCCCGAGCCGAGCTGGACGAGGGCGAGACTGCCATCCCGTGGGATCAGGTCAAGGCCGACCTCGGCCTGGCATGA
- a CDS encoding tyrosine-type recombinase/integrase produces MSTTSSSETILPFQPSSMSAAQLAAVSFLARYSGATHALYRAQLGRWFAWCGTNGLDPLVGIQRAHVELYIRDLGDAGLMDSSVNTMMHAVRGYFRFAHIDGTIPADPAVYARLPKVHRDESRTQGLDRLELIRFLQVAQTISVHHGALAYLLGVNALRASEAAAVRIEDYTDVLRGHRVLHLVGKGNKPATMPLTVPVLRVLEACRGERTTGPLILRPLSGRPIDRRDVYRMVQRIARSASIPRHISPHSLRHAAITNALDAGVPLRDAQILARHADPRTTEHYDRARGNLDRHGVHFLTAYVAGV; encoded by the coding sequence ATGTCCACCACGTCCAGCTCCGAGACGATCCTGCCGTTCCAGCCGTCCTCGATGAGTGCCGCGCAGCTGGCAGCGGTCTCGTTCCTGGCGCGGTATTCCGGGGCCACGCATGCCCTGTACCGGGCGCAACTGGGTCGCTGGTTCGCCTGGTGCGGGACCAACGGGTTGGACCCGTTGGTCGGGATACAGCGAGCCCACGTCGAGCTCTACATCCGTGACCTCGGGGACGCCGGCCTGATGGACTCCTCGGTGAACACGATGATGCACGCCGTCCGGGGCTACTTCCGGTTCGCCCACATCGACGGCACCATCCCCGCCGACCCGGCCGTGTACGCCCGGCTCCCGAAGGTCCACCGGGACGAGTCGCGCACTCAGGGCCTGGACCGGCTGGAGCTGATCCGTTTCCTGCAGGTTGCTCAGACGATCTCCGTCCACCACGGCGCGCTGGCCTACCTGCTCGGGGTCAACGCGCTGCGTGCCTCCGAGGCCGCGGCGGTGCGGATCGAGGACTACACCGACGTGCTGCGAGGCCACCGGGTGCTGCACCTGGTTGGCAAGGGCAACAAGCCCGCCACCATGCCGCTGACCGTTCCCGTCCTGCGGGTCCTGGAGGCCTGCCGCGGTGAGCGCACCACCGGGCCGCTGATCCTGCGACCGCTCTCCGGGAGACCGATCGACCGTCGTGACGTCTACCGGATGGTGCAGCGCATCGCGAGGAGCGCGAGTATCCCCAGGCACATCAGCCCCCACTCGCTTCGGCACGCTGCCATCACCAACGCCCTGGACGCCGGCGTGCCCCTGCGCGACGCCCAGATCCTCGCCCGGCACGCTGACCCCAGAACCACCGAGCACTACGACCGAGCCCGCGGCAACCTCGACCGGCACGGCGTCCACTTCCTCACCGCCTACGTCGCCGGCGTATAG
- a CDS encoding response regulator transcription factor, which translates to MIRVLVVDDQALVREGFQAILDSQPDCQVVGAAEDGVDAVEQTLRLTPDVVLMDIRMPLLDGVEATRRICSDRHWTGRVIVLTTYGADENVWDAFHAGASGFLLKTTTAGDLVHAVRSVAAGTELIAPDVTRQLMRQFMAKPRPGETAPGLAELTERERQVFEHLANGRSNADIARVMFVSEATVKTHINRLFAKLGVRDRVQAVIFAYESGFISPGQRAEQ; encoded by the coding sequence ATGATTCGCGTCCTCGTCGTGGATGACCAGGCACTCGTGCGCGAAGGGTTCCAGGCAATCCTCGACTCTCAACCCGATTGCCAGGTCGTCGGCGCAGCGGAGGACGGGGTCGATGCTGTCGAGCAGACCCTTCGACTGACTCCGGACGTCGTCCTGATGGACATCAGGATGCCGCTGCTGGACGGCGTCGAGGCAACCCGTCGGATCTGTTCCGACCGGCACTGGACCGGACGGGTCATCGTGCTGACGACCTACGGGGCCGATGAGAACGTCTGGGACGCCTTCCACGCAGGCGCGTCGGGCTTCCTCCTGAAGACCACGACCGCCGGTGACCTCGTCCACGCGGTACGGTCCGTCGCCGCAGGGACGGAGCTGATCGCTCCCGACGTGACCAGGCAGCTGATGCGCCAGTTCATGGCCAAACCACGCCCCGGCGAAACAGCACCCGGACTCGCTGAGCTCACCGAGCGGGAGCGACAGGTGTTCGAGCACCTGGCCAACGGCCGCTCGAACGCCGACATAGCCCGCGTGATGTTCGTGTCCGAAGCCACGGTGAAGACACACATCAACCGGCTCTTCGCCAAGCTCGGAGTGCGTGACCGCGTGCAAGCAGTCATCTTCGCCTACGAGTCAGGATTCATCTCCCCCGGACAACGCGCTGAGCAATAG
- a CDS encoding sensor histidine kinase has product MRELAARWMHPAAVPETLMGMRWVGDGLDVHSVSSSVRTMGAERREDILLAGVIGLAGLVEVTLGAVPGHALVANLSLLVMTAALIIRRLRPRTCLTLVLLALTVQSFLGVAVNAQLMTIPFILVAAYSVGAHLDRKASAIGLAIGTTLVSVAIAATGVGGSDYGFGLLLITGPWIAGVLVRARAGAEAEAVASAQRRTRRAADDERERIARELHDIVSHGLSAMVVQAAAAAELIDYSPEAARKAMHEVQATGAEAMLEMRHMLGLMRGGETAGRRPQPALDDVHELIAAEQAVGHSVSLSVQGTPRELPRGLALSIFRIVQESLTNVRKHASRSRCEVIITYTPVALQVEIIDDGGGRPQRPESPGFGIIGMSERARLYGGTLEAGPRLPDGSWVVRGRFPLEHHVGES; this is encoded by the coding sequence TTGAGGGAGCTGGCCGCAAGGTGGATGCATCCCGCGGCGGTACCTGAGACGCTGATGGGCATGCGGTGGGTCGGTGATGGGCTCGACGTCCACTCCGTCAGCTCGTCGGTCCGGACGATGGGTGCGGAGCGTCGAGAGGACATCCTGCTCGCGGGAGTCATCGGACTCGCTGGCCTGGTCGAGGTGACGCTCGGGGCGGTCCCCGGCCACGCGTTGGTCGCGAACCTGTCCCTGCTGGTCATGACCGCTGCGCTGATAATACGGCGGCTGCGCCCGCGCACGTGCCTCACGCTCGTCCTGCTGGCGCTGACCGTCCAGTCATTCCTCGGCGTCGCCGTCAACGCCCAGCTGATGACGATCCCGTTCATCCTCGTCGCCGCCTATTCCGTCGGCGCGCACCTCGATCGGAAAGCCTCGGCCATCGGCCTCGCGATCGGCACCACGCTGGTCTCGGTTGCGATCGCGGCCACAGGCGTGGGCGGCTCCGACTACGGTTTCGGTCTGCTCCTCATCACTGGTCCGTGGATCGCTGGTGTCCTGGTCCGCGCGCGCGCCGGCGCGGAGGCGGAGGCGGTCGCCAGCGCGCAGCGCCGGACGAGACGGGCGGCCGACGACGAACGAGAGCGCATCGCCCGAGAGCTTCATGACATCGTCTCTCACGGCCTCTCTGCGATGGTCGTGCAGGCAGCTGCTGCCGCCGAGCTGATTGACTACTCACCCGAGGCTGCTCGTAAGGCCATGCACGAGGTCCAGGCGACAGGTGCTGAAGCGATGCTCGAGATGCGCCACATGTTGGGGCTGATGCGCGGAGGCGAGACTGCCGGACGCCGACCTCAACCGGCCCTCGATGACGTGCACGAGCTCATCGCCGCCGAGCAGGCCGTGGGTCACTCGGTGAGCCTGAGCGTCCAGGGCACACCTCGTGAGCTGCCGCGCGGGTTGGCTCTCTCGATCTTCCGGATCGTCCAGGAATCACTCACCAACGTGCGCAAGCACGCGAGCCGGAGCCGCTGCGAGGTGATCATCACCTACACCCCCGTCGCCCTACAGGTGGAGATCATCGACGACGGAGGCGGTCGTCCCCAGCGCCCGGAGAGTCCTGGCTTCGGGATCATCGGCATGAGCGAACGTGCCCGGCTCTATGGCGGGACACTCGAAGCCGGACCACGCTTGCCGGATGGCAGCTGGGTCGTCCGGGGCCGGTTCCCCTTGGAGCATCACGTGGGTGAGTCATGA
- a CDS encoding type II toxin-antitoxin system PemK/MazF family toxin — protein MLTPGDVVELDLGTPAGSEAGLHRPAVVVTAARVLAGGPNVVQVVPLTRTIRSSSTEVVIDPDHGNRLAERSSAQCQHVRSVATSRIQHRTGNVGPVVLGEVRETLALLLDL, from the coding sequence ATGCTGACGCCGGGTGACGTCGTCGAGCTCGACCTCGGCACTCCGGCCGGTAGCGAGGCGGGGCTACATCGTCCCGCGGTCGTCGTCACTGCCGCACGGGTGCTGGCGGGTGGACCGAACGTCGTGCAGGTAGTGCCGCTGACCCGCACCATCCGGTCCAGCAGCACCGAAGTGGTCATCGACCCTGATCACGGCAACCGTCTTGCAGAGCGTTCCTCGGCGCAGTGCCAGCACGTGCGATCTGTGGCCACCTCGCGTATCCAGCACCGCACCGGAAATGTCGGCCCCGTAGTACTCGGCGAGGTCCGAGAGACCCTCGCGCTGCTGCTGGACCTCTAA
- a CDS encoding DUF3024 domain-containing protein, translated as MPSKRSTPQPAATEPDRWPFQSDRHLTIVERRAPWREDFGPEWTSLPIARLRYTAKDKAWTLYWRDRNLRFHLYDRVGSARTIESLLDEIDRDPTHIFWG; from the coding sequence TTGCCTTCGAAGCGCTCAACGCCGCAGCCGGCAGCAACGGAGCCTGACCGGTGGCCGTTCCAGAGCGACCGACACCTGACCATCGTCGAGCGGCGCGCGCCCTGGCGCGAGGACTTCGGACCCGAATGGACGAGCCTGCCCATCGCGCGCCTGCGATACACCGCAAAGGACAAGGCCTGGACCTTGTACTGGAGGGACCGCAACCTCCGCTTCCACCTGTACGACCGGGTCGGGTCCGCACGCACCATCGAGTCCCTCCTAGACGAGATAGACCGCGACCCCACCCACATCTTCTGGGGCTGA
- a CDS encoding IS110 family RNA-guided transposase gives MEEVMEVWLLNAAHMKAVPGRKTDVRDAEWIAQLLEHGLLAPSFVPPPGIRSLRMLTRYRVQLMGDRTRECIRLEMMLEDASIKLSSVASTLTTVSARAMLAAMIAGERDPLVLAELAKGKMRRKIPDLAQALEGHFDAHHAQLARSILNRLDMVEQDLVEADEAITVACAPWAHQIELLQTIPSVGERVAQVIVAETGADMSRFPSAAHLASWAGLAPSVYQSAGRTRPSGTRHGNKWLCAMLVESAGSVGRMKGKNYLAAQHARLTKRRGAGRAQVAVAHSILVCAYHMLKNDEPYLDVGADWLARRNQYTGTTCRAPPDALPRTPWPGLFTGLWELTATAEITITDPAALQAAARADEGVVIAASGGDLGLDDAEGEAPDTAPGDDVFDALAWLIWPSHGLEGALEAGALRMLSVESEARGDSVDHGTATWSVTAKLTDVQALRRLAARACPDEATEISASLAVAWQRAADPFAPLRSVAGITWKPGRVLVEHLPARANRNP, from the coding sequence CTGGAGGAGGTGATGGAGGTGTGGTTGCTCAACGCCGCGCACATGAAGGCGGTGCCGGGTCGCAAGACCGACGTGCGGGACGCGGAGTGGATCGCCCAGCTGCTGGAGCACGGATTGCTGGCGCCCTCGTTCGTGCCGCCGCCGGGGATCCGCTCGCTGCGGATGCTGACCCGCTACCGGGTGCAGCTGATGGGCGACCGGACCCGGGAGTGCATCCGCCTGGAAATGATGCTGGAGGACGCCTCCATCAAGCTGTCATCGGTCGCGTCCACGCTGACCACGGTCTCGGCCCGGGCGATGCTGGCGGCGATGATCGCCGGGGAACGGGACCCGCTGGTGCTGGCCGAGCTGGCCAAGGGCAAGATGCGCCGCAAGATCCCCGACCTGGCCCAGGCGTTGGAGGGGCACTTCGACGCCCACCACGCCCAGCTGGCCCGCTCCATCCTGAACCGGCTGGACATGGTCGAGCAGGACCTGGTCGAGGCCGACGAGGCGATCACGGTCGCCTGCGCGCCGTGGGCTCACCAGATCGAGCTGTTGCAGACGATCCCTTCTGTCGGTGAACGCGTCGCCCAGGTGATCGTGGCTGAGACCGGAGCCGATATGTCGCGCTTTCCTTCCGCGGCGCACCTGGCCTCCTGGGCAGGGCTGGCACCCTCGGTGTACCAGTCAGCGGGCCGCACTCGACCCTCCGGTACCCGGCATGGCAACAAGTGGCTATGCGCGATGCTGGTCGAGTCCGCTGGCTCGGTGGGACGGATGAAGGGCAAGAACTATCTCGCGGCCCAGCACGCCCGCCTGACCAAGCGCCGCGGGGCGGGTCGGGCTCAGGTCGCGGTCGCGCACTCGATTCTGGTGTGCGCCTACCACATGCTCAAGAACGACGAGCCCTACCTTGACGTCGGTGCGGACTGGTTGGCCCGCCGCAACCAGTATACCGGAACGACGTGTCGGGCTCCGCCCGACGCGCTCCCGCGCACGCCCTGGCCCGGGTTATTCACGGGTCTGTGGGAACTGACCGCCACCGCGGAGATCACCATCACTGATCCTGCAGCCCTGCAGGCCGCGGCGCGGGCGGACGAGGGTGTCGTGATCGCCGCCTCGGGCGGAGACCTCGGCCTCGACGACGCCGAGGGTGAGGCACCGGATACCGCGCCCGGCGATGACGTCTTCGATGCACTTGCCTGGCTGATCTGGCCCAGTCATGGACTGGAGGGGGCGCTGGAGGCCGGCGCCCTGCGGATGCTGTCGGTGGAGAGCGAGGCCAGGGGCGACTCCGTCGATCACGGGACGGCCACGTGGAGCGTCACGGCCAAGCTCACTGACGTGCAGGCGCTGCGCCGGTTGGCCGCCCGGGCATGCCCGGACGAGGCAACGGAGATCTCGGCCAGCCTGGCGGTGGCCTGGCAGCGGGCAGCCGACCCGTTCGCGCCGCTGCGCTCGGTCGCCGGAATCACCTGGAAGCCGGGGCGAGTCCTCGTCGAGCACCTCCCGGCAAGGGCTAACCGGAATCCCTGA
- a CDS encoding transposase, whose protein sequence is MAETGADMSRFPSAAHLASWVGIAPGVYESAGKTRPAGTRHGNKWLCAMLVEAAGSVARGHGKNYLAAQHTRLAKRRGRGRSQVAVAHSFLVSAYHMLINDEPYRDLGAHWVSRRTQEAHTRRLAAQLERLGHMVVIDPAA, encoded by the coding sequence GTGGCCGAGACCGGCGCGGACATGTCCCGCTTCCCTTCCGCCGCGCACCTGGCCTCCTGGGTCGGGATCGCCCCCGGCGTGTACGAGTCCGCGGGCAAGACCCGTCCGGCCGGCACCCGGCACGGCAACAAGTGGCTCTGCGCGATGCTCGTCGAGGCCGCCGGATCGGTGGCGCGAGGGCACGGGAAGAACTACCTCGCCGCGCAGCACACCCGCCTGGCCAAACGCCGCGGCCGGGGCAGAAGCCAGGTCGCGGTCGCGCACTCGTTCCTGGTGTCGGCCTACCACATGCTCATCAACGACGAGCCCTACCGCGACCTCGGCGCTCACTGGGTGTCGCGCCGGACCCAGGAAGCCCACACCCGCCGCCTCGCCGCACAGCTGGAACGGCTCGGTCATATGGTCGTCATCGACCCAGCCGCCTGA
- a CDS encoding VOC family protein, whose protein sequence is MKVIRRVIVFDASDIEAESRFWAGLLGGEVHRDEDWHSIVVNGEWVMGVQLAPNHAAPEWPSGQQQQQVHLDLHVEDLAQAGRLAVALGGRQLQAAKRPADNPDGNEMFAVYASPAGHPLCFGVH, encoded by the coding sequence GTGAAGGTCATCAGGCGGGTGATCGTGTTCGACGCCAGCGATATCGAGGCCGAGAGCAGATTTTGGGCGGGCCTCCTGGGTGGTGAGGTGCACCGCGACGAGGACTGGCACAGCATCGTGGTCAACGGCGAGTGGGTGATGGGTGTGCAGCTCGCCCCCAACCACGCGGCCCCGGAATGGCCCAGCGGCCAACAACAGCAACAGGTGCACCTGGACCTGCACGTGGAGGACTTGGCGCAGGCCGGTCGGCTTGCGGTCGCTCTCGGAGGTCGCCAACTGCAGGCAGCGAAGAGACCAGCCGACAACCCCGATGGCAACGAGATGTTTGCTGTCTACGCCAGCCCAGCAGGCCACCCGCTCTGCTTCGGGGTGCACTGA
- a CDS encoding DUF6855 family protein — protein MAEEGAADEKKDPAPGTVEAWGRSPDNPVGGWYRLRKGYRRRFGMYLPPLLEALDLAELTHQARNNQICAR, from the coding sequence ATGGCTGAGGAAGGTGCTGCCGACGAGAAGAAGGACCCTGCCCCTGGCACCGTGGAGGCCTGGGGCCGTTCCCCGGACAACCCGGTCGGGGGCTGGTACCGACTGCGCAAGGGATACCGCCGCAGATTCGGCATGTACCTTCCGCCGCTCCTCGAGGCGCTCGACCTCGCAGAACTAACTCACCAGGCCCGCAACAACCAGATCTGCGCCCGCTGA
- a CDS encoding VOC family protein: protein MRVVRIIPDLPVDSIAAADEFYGGFLGLERQEMGLDWVARYLAPSGASLQILTHDASAADVPAVSIAVDDVDEAYEEALRRGYEVVHPLTTEPWGVRRFFVRTPDGQVLNILRHHQ, encoded by the coding sequence ATGAGAGTCGTGCGCATCATTCCCGACCTGCCCGTCGACAGCATCGCCGCGGCGGATGAGTTCTACGGCGGCTTCCTCGGCCTGGAGCGCCAAGAAATGGGCCTTGACTGGGTAGCGCGTTACCTCGCGCCTTCGGGGGCAAGCTTGCAGATCCTCACGCACGATGCGTCAGCTGCGGACGTCCCCGCTGTCTCCATCGCGGTCGATGACGTGGACGAGGCCTACGAGGAAGCACTCCGCCGCGGCTACGAAGTCGTGCACCCGCTGACGACCGAGCCGTGGGGGGTTCGACGCTTCTTCGTGCGAACGCCTGATGGGCAGGTTCTGAACATCTTGCGTCACCACCAGTAG
- a CDS encoding acyl-CoA mutase large subunit family protein, whose product MSWDDPHLQVDYAPEGAERPGEYPYTRGVSDEPKVWIMGQYAGFGTAKESNARFRALLDAGVTGFSVAMDLPSQMGIDSDDPRAAGEVGRVGVAIDSLADIEVLMDGIPLEELSQVRTTANSIGYLWAALFVALAEKRGVHPDEFGMFIQNDVLKEFIARGTQIFPPQPSLRLAVDCIEHVARETPSWVPLAMSGYHIRESGASATQEIAFTFANARAYLDECVRRGVDVDQVAPTLFTFLAITTDVLPEVAKFRAARRVWARLMRERYGAKDPRSEQLRIFAFTAGSTLTAQQPMNNVVRASVEATVAALAGVQTLHVSAYDEALGVPTEAAATLALRTQQVVAFETGLTTTLDPLAGSYAVEQLTDELEASIWALMDDIEECGGALEAIGSGRFARDLSEAAYRLAQRVESGEKTVVGVNRFPAPTEPLEVFAIDPATEESQAASVRRLRQTRDQAAVEAALERLRTDVQAGRSVMPATIEAVKAYATLGEVVAVLKEEFGSWQPSAEF is encoded by the coding sequence GTGAGCTGGGACGACCCGCACCTCCAGGTCGACTACGCCCCCGAGGGCGCCGAGCGGCCCGGCGAGTACCCCTACACCCGCGGCGTCAGCGACGAGCCGAAGGTCTGGATCATGGGGCAGTACGCCGGCTTCGGCACCGCCAAGGAGTCCAACGCGCGCTTCCGGGCGCTGCTCGACGCCGGCGTCACCGGCTTCTCCGTCGCGATGGACCTGCCCAGCCAGATGGGCATCGACTCCGACGACCCGCGGGCGGCCGGCGAGGTGGGCCGGGTCGGCGTGGCCATCGACAGCCTGGCCGACATCGAGGTGCTCATGGACGGCATCCCGCTGGAGGAGCTGTCCCAGGTGCGCACGACCGCCAACTCGATCGGCTACCTGTGGGCGGCGCTCTTCGTCGCGCTGGCCGAGAAGCGCGGCGTCCACCCGGACGAGTTCGGGATGTTCATCCAGAACGACGTGCTCAAGGAGTTCATCGCCCGCGGCACGCAGATCTTCCCGCCGCAGCCCTCGCTGCGGCTGGCCGTCGACTGCATCGAGCACGTCGCCCGCGAGACCCCGAGCTGGGTGCCGCTCGCCATGAGCGGCTACCACATCCGCGAGTCCGGGGCCTCGGCCACGCAGGAGATCGCCTTCACGTTCGCCAACGCGCGGGCCTACCTGGACGAGTGCGTGCGCCGCGGGGTGGACGTCGACCAGGTGGCGCCGACGCTGTTCACCTTCCTGGCGATCACCACCGACGTGCTGCCCGAGGTCGCGAAGTTCCGCGCGGCCCGACGGGTGTGGGCGCGGCTGATGCGGGAGCGCTACGGCGCGAAGGACCCGCGCAGCGAGCAGCTGCGGATCTTCGCCTTCACCGCCGGCTCGACCCTGACCGCGCAGCAGCCGATGAACAACGTGGTGCGCGCCTCCGTCGAGGCGACCGTCGCCGCGCTCGCGGGCGTGCAGACGCTGCACGTGTCGGCCTACGACGAGGCGCTCGGCGTGCCGACCGAGGCCGCGGCGACGCTGGCCCTGCGCACCCAACAGGTGGTCGCCTTCGAGACCGGGCTCACCACCACCCTCGACCCGCTCGCCGGCTCGTATGCCGTGGAGCAGCTCACCGACGAGCTCGAGGCGTCCATCTGGGCCCTGATGGACGACATCGAGGAGTGCGGCGGCGCGCTGGAGGCGATCGGGTCGGGCCGGTTCGCGCGCGACCTTTCCGAGGCGGCCTACCGGCTGGCCCAGCGGGTGGAGTCGGGGGAGAAGACCGTCGTCGGGGTCAACCGCTTCCCGGCCCCGACCGAGCCGCTGGAAGTCTTTGCGATCGACCCCGCGACCGAGGAGTCCCAGGCGGCCTCGGTGCGGAGGCTGCGTCAGACGCGGGACCAGGCGGCGGTGGAGGCTGCTCTGGAGCGGTTGCGGACCGACGTGCAGGCCGGGCGCTCGGTAATGCCGGCGACGATCGAGGCGGTCAAGGCCTACGCGACGCTCGGCGAGGTCGTGGCGGTGCTCAAGGAGGAGTTCGGCAGCTGGCAGCCGAGCGCGGAGTTCTGA